A window of the Hevea brasiliensis isolate MT/VB/25A 57/8 chromosome 6, ASM3005281v1, whole genome shotgun sequence genome harbors these coding sequences:
- the LOC110666627 gene encoding lipoyl synthase, chloroplastic translates to MMEQSISNPSISILNSFHFSSCHSHSYFYNYNCISPLQILYQFVDSSNAAIQAHNDSSAAKKKGPYPGGMMGLHAGRDPNVKKPEWLRQRAPQGGRFQEVKQSLSRLNLNTVCEEAQCPNFGECWNGGSDGIATATIILLGDTCTRGCRFCAVKTSNDTPPPDPMEPQNTAQAIASWGYEQSLSVLKHAKFSKEGMVKKSSIC, encoded by the exons ATGATGGAGCAATCCATTTCCAATCCTTCAATCTCCATCCTCAACTCGTTCCATTTCTCTTCTTGTCATTCCCATTCGTACTTCTATAATTACAATTGTATTTCTCCTTTACAAATTCTATACCAATTTGTGGATTCATCCAATGCTGCGATTCAGGCTCACAATGATTCCTCGGCTGCCAAGAAGAAGGGCCCTTACCCAGGCGGAATGATGGGCCTTCACGCGGGGAGGGATCCCAATGTGAAGAAGCCAGAGTGGTTGAGGCAGAGAGCTCCTCAAGGGGGCAGATTTCAAGAGGTCAAACAATCTCTCTCTCGCTTGAATCTCAACACTGTTTGCGAGGAAGCCCAATGCCCCAACTTTGGTGAGTGTTGGAATGGAGGCAGCGATGGTATTGCAACTGCTACTATCATTCTACTTGGGGATACCTGTACTCGTGGCTGCAGATTCTGTGCTGTGAAAACCAGCAATGATACTCCACCGCCTGATCCTATGGAGCCTCAAAACACTGCTCAAGCCATTGCAAGTTGGGG GTATGAGCAAAGTTTATCAGTTTTGAAACATGCAAAGTTCAGTAAAGAGGGAATGGTAAAAAAATCTTCTATATGCTAG
- the LOC110666614 gene encoding alpha-galactosidase 1 — protein MGRRYSPYLFFCSFLLCSSCMVASRHLGSSSSRKILLDNGLGLTPPMGWNSWNHFHCQINEKIVKETADALVSTGLAQLGYVYVNIDDCWGESKRDQQGNLVANKTTFPSGIKALADYVHSKGLKLGIYADAGLKTCTGKVAGSLGREEQDAKTFASWGVDYLKYDNCYNNDEKPTTRYKAMSVALKKTGRPIFFSMCEWGDMRPALWGADVGNSWRTTDDISDSWESMLKVADVNEMYADYAKPGGWNDPDMLEVGNGGMKYSEYVVHFSIWAISKAPLLLGCDVRSLSNETMQIISNEEVIAINQDSLGAQARKVRMEGQRDIWAGPLSGDRVVLLFVNRKPWKSSMTAHWDDIGIEPTNRAVEARDVWERRTLSEPFQDKLTADVDPHACKLYVLTSIP, from the exons ATGGGTAGACGCTACTCTCCATACCTTTTCTTCTGCTCATTTCTGTTGTGCTCTTCCTGCATGGTAGCATCCAGGCACTTGGGATCTTCAAGTAGCAGGAAAATTCTGCTCGACAATGGCCTTGGTCTCACTCCCCCTATGGG GTGGAACAGTTGGAATCATTTCCACTGCCAGATAAATGAGAAGATTGTTAAAGAAACAG CTGACGCTTTAGTCTCAACTGGGCTAGCACAGCTTGGATACGTCTACGTCAACATAG ACGATTGTTGGGGTGAATCTAAACGAGACCAACAG GGCAATCTTGTGGCCAACAAGACTACATTCCCTTCTGGGATTAAAGCTCTTGCAGATTATGTTCATAGCAAGGGCCTGAAATTAGGAATCTATGCTGATGCAGg GCTCAAAACATGTACGGGAAAAGTGGCAGGCTCACTCGGCCGTGAAGAGCAAGATGCCAAAACATTTGCTTCATGG GGAGTTGACTACTTGAAGTATGATAATTGTTACAACAACGATGAGAAACCAACCACTAG ATACAAAGCCATGTCTGTTGCTCTGAAGAAGACGGGGCGCCCCATTTTTTTCTCTATGTGTGAATG GGGGGATATGCGTCCAGCTCTATGGGGAGCAGATGTTGGGAATAGCTGGAGAACTACTGATGACATTTCAGACTCATGGGAGAG TATGCTTAAGGTCGCTGACGTGAATGAGATGTATGCTGATTACGCTAAACCTGGTGGTTGGAATG ACCCAGATATGCTAGAAGTGGGAAATGGAGGAATGAAGTATAGTGAATACGTGGTGCATTTTAGCATATGGGCTATCTCTAag GCACCACTCCTTTTAGGCTGCGATGTACGATCGTTGAGCAACGAGACTATGCAGATTATCAGCAACGAGGAGGTGATTGCTATTAATCAAG ATTCTTTGGGTGCTCAAGCCAGAAAAGTAAGAATGGAAGGACAGCGAGAT ATATGGGCTGGACCTCTATCTGGGGATAGAGTAGTACTTCTATTTGTAAACAGAAAGCCGTGGAAATCTTCAATGACAGCCCATTGGGACGACATCGGTATCGAGCCGACTAATAGAGCTGTTGAAGCAAGAGATGTATGGGAG CGTCGTACCCTCTCAGAGCCATTTCAAGACAAACTAACAGCGGATGTGGACCCTCATGCCTGCAAGCTCTATGTTCTAACCTCAATCCCAtag